The genomic region CTGCTTCCAAGACCAATGGCACCGCCAAAGCTGCCACCAACGGCAAGTCAAAGAAGCGATCCCCTCCTGccgctgatgaagaggaagaagaggaggaaagcCAACCCAAGTCCAAGCGCGCAAGGAGCACCAGCGTTGCGCCAAAAGCCAAGGCTAAACCCACGGCGGTCAAGAGGAGCACTAAAGATAAGGCCCCAGTTGAGGACgagtctgaggaggaggaagaggcccccaagaccaaggccaagcctAAGGCTGCTGCAAAGAAGGGTGCTAAGGGCAAAGctgctgtcaaggatgagcCCAAGGAGAACTTGGAGGATGAAAAGGTCGTTGCCGAGGGCCAattcatcaagaagaaggatgtcgCAATTCCTCTCGATGAGCACTGCACTCTCCCCACCTACCAAGTTTATGTTGATCCCGACTCTGGTCTCATTTATGACGCTTCACTGAACCAGACCAATTCCTCAGCAAACAATAACAAGTTCTACCGCATTCAGGTGTTGAAGAATCCCAAGTCCACTGACTTCAAGACTTGGACGCGATGGGGTCGTGTTGGAGAGATAGGTCAGAAGGCCATCCTTGGAAACGGAACCGTTGATGACGCTATCAAGCAGTTccagaagaagttcaaggacaAGTCAGGCCTCGCCTGGGACAATCGTACCGATAACCCCAAGCCTGGCAAGTATGCCTTCGTCGAGCGTAGCTACAACCCTGattctgatgatgacgacgacgaggatgacaagaaggctgtcaagaaggaggcggatgatgaggaagacaacgCATCTCCTCCCGAGTGTACACTCGAGAAGCCTGTCAAGGAACTGATGGAGCTCATTTTCAACCAGCAGTACTTCCAGCAGGCCATGACATCTCTCAACTATGACGCTAATAAGCTGCCACTGGGCAAGCTGAGTAAGACAACCATTACTCGCGGTttccagcagctcaaggaCCTCGCTGCCTTGATTGATGACCCAACCCTTGCCGCATCAAAATGGAACATGTCCATGTCTGCTGCTACTGAGCACCTTTCCAACACCTACTATTCACTCATTCCCCATGCCTTTGGTCGAAACCGTCCACCTATCATCCGTGACAACACCCTACTCAAGCGAGAAATAGAACTTCTCGAGAGTTTGTCAGACATGAAGGACGCTGCTGAGATCATGAAGATTGACCGCAAGACGAGAGATACTATCCACCCTCTCGATCGCCAGTTCCAGGGTCTCGGACTTGACGAGATGACTCCTCTTGACCACAAGAGCAGCGAGTTCAGCCATCTCAAGAACTATCTCAACGAGTCTCGCGGTTCTACTCATAACATGACCTACACAGTCAAGGATATCTTCCGCATCGAGCGACAAGGCGAGTTCAAGCGTTTCGATGACTCCGAGTACTCCAAGATTTCTTCcgatcgtcgtcttctttggCACGGCTCACGAGCGACAAACTACGGTGGTATCCTTAGTCAGGGTCTTCGTATTGCTCCCCCTGAAGCTCCTGTGTCAGGTTACATGTTTGGCAAGGGTATTTATCTCGCCGATATGTCCTCCAAGTCGGCTGGATACTGTTGCTCTTACAACACTGGTGGCGAggctttgcttctgctttgtGAAGCTGAGCTGGGTGATCCCATTCAGAAGCTCATTCATGCTAGCCCTAATGCTGGCACTGATGCAAAGAAGCAAGGCATGCACAGTACCTGGGGTCAAGGAAGAACCGGCCCCAGCGATTGGATcgatgctggtgttgttcATGAAGGCCTCAAGGGTATCAAAATGGTAAGTTTTCAGTTCCTCCAAGTAGTTGTTCGTCTTTGTGTGCAAATTCTAACATTATTTCAGCCCGATCCCAATGTCAAGCCTGGTGATACCAACGTTTACGGTGCCGGCCTGTACTACAACGAGTACATCTGTTATGATGTCGCCCAAGTCAAGCTGCGTTACCTCCTCCGAGTCAAGATCTAGGACCCTGCCCTGAACTGGTAATGACAACGCTTGCCCATGAAATAATCAGCGACCATCCATATTTATGAGTGTGGGATTACTGTTTATTTGGGAcatcttgtttctttgtttcacGGTTATTTATAATTCTCTGTGTTGGCGCACCAGCGGGAGGTTTGAACATGTAGGAACACAAAAGCGGTTGCTCGAAGTCAGGGTCATGACAGGCAGTGGACCAAAGGATCGCAACGGCGTTATACGGACAAGTATTGTTTGATTTTGATGTTTTCTTTCGTTTCTCATGTGTCTCTCAGACTACTGTATGTACATGAAGATAATACACTATCTAGAACATCTGCGCATTATCGTAAAGGGTATCATATCCCTAAAATATCCGTGCTTTTTAATTTCCAATATTCCAACTCTTGCTTGATTCTAGATGCGGCTCATCGTGATTTGGTTGTGAATAGTATGTTCTTGGCTGGTTGTCATCCTCATTCTTTGAAAGGCCAAGATCCGATGCTGAACGTGACCTTCAATGCATATAAATCATACAGGAAGTAAAGCTGAGCTCCAACACTGGTACAATTGAGCTTTTATCAAGTGATACTGGGTATATGCCCAGAAACATGCCCGAGGACTCTCATGACGCAAAGTTCGTGGTTTTAGGTGAGTGATAGCGGGTGGATCAGCCGATATTGATTTTCTAGCCGGTGGTGGATGTTTTTGTTTCGTCTGCAGGGTGTAAGGCGGCGGCTTCTAAGCTCGAGAATTCGGATTCGTCTGCATATCTCGGTTCCATCACCTCAGTGCAAGTACTCCTACCTTCGGAGGCTTTGATCGGATCATCGGGTTAAGAATCGGGGCTTCGGGGTGTCATTGACCCACAGCGAGATCCGACACTAAATCTGGTGTAGATGGCTCTGAAGAACTCTTGAAACTCCTCGAGCGGAATTCAAGTCTTCTAGCCTGATCCAATACTTTTCAGGCTCCAACTCCTCCATTGAGAGCATCCATGCTCAACCAGTCGTTGTTTGGCATCCAAAGATTCTGATCAAGTCCCATCCCGTACTCCAGTCCACTATCCGTGCCTAAGCCATCGGTACCTCCGTCGTAGGCGTTGTTGATCTCTGAAATTCCAAAGTCTTGACGTGGCACTATCTCGGGAACGCTCACGGTTGGTTTCGAAGGGGCTTGGGCTTCGGTGCTCGGGTGTGGCAAGTCCGGGGAGACTTGACTTTCGGGGACCCACGGATCGGCGACGAGTGAAGGAGGGAATGTTGAATCGGTCATGGCGGATATCGAAACAGAGTTCATCGAGCTGAACTGGTTGGGGTCGCTCATGTTATGATCATTCGCGAAACCATGTCGTAAGGGTTGTTGCGAAAAGCCATTATCAAGAGGGAGTCGACCGTGTTGGTCTGGTGTTGCTGAAGGTCCGCGGATGGCGATTCCATGGGTTATTAGCCTTTCCAGGTCTGCTTGAATGCCTTCCGCCGTCTTTCCCG from Fusarium fujikuroi IMI 58289 draft genome, chromosome FFUJ_chr04 harbors:
- a CDS encoding related to NAD+ ADP-ribosyltransferase, whose translation is MPPRRRAAANPPANPPLDGCAIAVSGKFDDIGHSHSSLEALIRKHGGSFTRSVTKATTHVVSTQDDFNSQSNKVTAAKDKGLPVVDPLWLIDIETKGDKLGADNYTWDSASKTNGTAKAATNGKSKKRSPPAADEEEEEEESQPKSKRARSTSVAPKAKAKPTAVKRSTKDKAPVEDESEEEEEAPKTKAKPKAAAKKGAKGKAAVKDEPKENLEDEKVVAEGQFIKKKDVAIPLDEHCTLPTYQVYVDPDSGLIYDASLNQTNSSANNNKFYRIQVLKNPKSTDFKTWTRWGRVGEIGQKAILGNGTVDDAIKQFQKKFKDKSGLAWDNRTDNPKPGKYAFVERSYNPDSDDDDDEDDKKAVKKEADDEEDNASPPECTLEKPVKELMELIFNQQYFQQAMTSLNYDANKLPLGKLSKTTITRGFQQLKDLAALIDDPTLAASKWNMSMSAATEHLSNTYYSLIPHAFGRNRPPIIRDNTLLKREIELLESLSDMKDAAEIMKIDRKTRDTIHPLDRQFQGLGLDEMTPLDHKSSEFSHLKNYLNESRGSTHNMTYTVKDIFRIERQGEFKRFDDSEYSKISSDRRLLWHGSRATNYGGILSQGLRIAPPEAPVSGYMFGKGIYLADMSSKSAGYCCSYNTGGEALLLLCEAELGDPIQKLIHASPNAGTDAKKQGMHSTWGQGRTGPSDWIDAGVVHEGLKGIKMPDPNVKPGDTNVYGAGLYYNEYICYDVAQVKLRYLLRVKI